In Synechococcus sp. PCC 6312, one genomic interval encodes:
- a CDS encoding TM2 domain-containing protein, with product MNGHLGKFFVPLSGQIRPKPIYKNRAVAILLAVAGLLLPGLHKFYLRQYLWGCLYLLLGVLLPAWGVARVASMMEGVWYLLQGQAAFDAHFNPQFMALPVCPAQDA from the coding sequence ATGAACGGACATTTAGGGAAATTTTTTGTGCCACTGTCAGGTCAGATTAGGCCCAAACCCATCTACAAAAATCGGGCCGTCGCGATTCTCTTAGCCGTTGCCGGATTGTTACTGCCTGGCCTGCATAAATTTTATCTGCGTCAATATCTTTGGGGTTGTCTCTACTTACTGCTAGGGGTGCTGTTGCCGGCCTGGGGCGTTGCCAGGGTTGCCAGCATGATGGAAGGAGTCTGGTATTTACTCCAGGGACAAGCAGCGTTTGATGCCCATTTCAACCCCCAGTTTATGGCCCTGCCAGTCTGTCCAGCCCAAGATGCTTGA
- a CDS encoding fatty acid desaturase: MTAAQELPPQNLKPAWKTIFFMALVHLGALCALIPGTFSWSGLAVGGVLFWLTGGLGITLGWHRLLTHRSFQLPKFLEYFFAFCGALACEGGVIEWVGLHRNHHLHSDHEQDQHNSRRGFWWSHMGWMLSEIPAKVEIDRLTKDINQDPVYRFLDDHFILIQVAFGLVLYALGGWSWVIWGIFVRLVAVYHVTWFVNSATHQFGYRTFETDDYSTNCWWVALLAFGEGWHNNHHTYPHSARHGLQWWEFDLTWQTIRLLKGLGLAKKVRLVTATGGMAGEPVED; the protein is encoded by the coding sequence ATGACCGCTGCCCAAGAATTACCACCACAAAACTTAAAACCGGCCTGGAAAACGATTTTTTTCATGGCGTTGGTGCATTTGGGGGCCTTGTGCGCCTTAATTCCTGGCACCTTTAGTTGGTCAGGCTTAGCCGTTGGCGGAGTTTTATTTTGGCTGACTGGGGGCCTGGGAATTACCTTAGGCTGGCATCGCCTCTTGACCCATCGGAGTTTTCAATTACCCAAATTTTTAGAATATTTCTTTGCCTTTTGTGGGGCCTTGGCCTGTGAAGGGGGCGTGATCGAATGGGTGGGTCTGCATCGGAACCATCATCTCCACTCGGATCATGAACAGGATCAACATAATTCTCGGCGCGGGTTTTGGTGGAGCCACATGGGTTGGATGCTCTCAGAAATCCCAGCCAAGGTAGAAATTGACCGCCTGACGAAAGATATTAATCAAGACCCGGTTTATCGCTTCTTAGATGATCACTTTATCTTGATCCAAGTCGCCTTTGGCCTGGTGTTGTATGCCCTTGGGGGATGGTCTTGGGTCATCTGGGGAATTTTTGTCCGTCTCGTGGCGGTGTACCATGTCACTTGGTTTGTCAACAGTGCCACCCATCAATTTGGTTATCGCACCTTTGAAACTGATGACTACTCGACCAACTGCTGGTGGGTGGCCCTTTTGGCCTTTGGCGAGGGCTGGCACAATAACCATCACACCTACCCCCACTCCGCCCGACATGGGTTGCAATGGTGGGAATTCGACCTAACTTGGCAGACGATTCGCCTCTTAAAGGGCTTGGGCTTAGCTAAAAAAGTCCGCTTGGTCACGGCAACTGGGGGGATGGCGGGGGAGCCAGTTGAAGACTGA
- a CDS encoding 2TM domain-containing protein yields MPQNQTAYSSDDLQGILKIALSRQQNQGEFSWGDLVEIAGELGLTPGDLVIAEKEWQAKQTIQAKQAEFDLLRQRQLGQRVGRYLLIGSACVGLNALMGWGTPWSLYVLLGLSLRLSLQAWVVYQPKGEAYEQAFQRWYRQHQFRGWLSRWTSRLLQSTLPQ; encoded by the coding sequence ATGCCCCAAAATCAGACCGCCTACTCCTCGGACGATTTACAAGGAATTTTGAAAATTGCCCTCTCTCGTCAACAAAACCAGGGAGAATTTTCTTGGGGTGATCTGGTGGAAATTGCGGGGGAACTGGGCCTAACTCCGGGTGACTTAGTCATTGCGGAAAAGGAATGGCAAGCTAAGCAAACCATCCAGGCCAAGCAGGCAGAATTTGATTTACTCAGGCAACGGCAATTGGGGCAACGGGTCGGGCGTTACCTTCTGATTGGCAGTGCTTGTGTGGGCTTAAATGCACTCATGGGTTGGGGCACACCTTGGTCGCTCTATGTATTGCTGGGTTTAAGCCTGCGCCTCAGTCTCCAGGCCTGGGTCGTCTATCAGCCCAAGGGGGAAGCTTACGAGCAAGCCTTTCAACGCTGGTATCGGCAGCATCAGTTCCGGGGGTGGCTGAGTCGGTGGACAAGTCGGTTACTCCAAAGCACATTGCCCCAATAA